The following coding sequences lie in one Spirosoma sp. KUDC1026 genomic window:
- a CDS encoding MIP/aquaporin family protein produces MQTSPFLGELIGTLVLILLGNGVVANVVLKQTKGESSGWIVITTGWAFAVTIGIFVAKAFGSVDAHLNPAVTVAFAVATGDYSHIVSYSIAQLTGAFLGASLVWLQYLPHWSATPDPADKLACFGTGPAIRRPAANLLSEVLATLVLILGLAGISSKHLGELAIGVGPYLVGVLIWSIGLSLGGPTGYAISPVRDLGPRLAHAILPISGKGSSDWSYAWVPIAGPLIGAVLGGVLIRWFAL; encoded by the coding sequence GTGCAAACCTCTCCTTTTCTGGGCGAACTGATTGGTACATTGGTTCTGATATTGTTAGGTAATGGCGTTGTCGCCAACGTTGTTCTGAAACAAACGAAAGGAGAATCCTCCGGCTGGATTGTCATAACAACAGGATGGGCCTTTGCCGTAACGATTGGTATTTTCGTTGCGAAAGCCTTTGGCAGTGTGGATGCCCATCTGAATCCAGCCGTTACGGTTGCTTTCGCCGTAGCCACCGGCGACTATTCTCACATAGTGTCTTATTCCATTGCTCAACTCACGGGCGCATTTCTTGGCGCGAGCCTAGTCTGGTTACAATACCTGCCCCACTGGAGCGCTACGCCCGATCCCGCGGATAAATTAGCCTGCTTCGGGACCGGCCCCGCCATTCGTCGTCCAGCGGCCAATCTGCTGAGTGAAGTCTTGGCGACTCTAGTTCTGATTTTGGGACTGGCGGGCATTTCGTCCAAACACCTTGGCGAGCTGGCCATCGGCGTTGGTCCTTACCTGGTTGGCGTTCTGATCTGGAGCATTGGGCTGTCGCTTGGTGGGCCTACCGGCTACGCAATCAGCCCGGTTCGGGATCTGGGTCCTCGGCTGGCCCATGCCATTTTACCTATCTCCGGCAAAGGCTCGTCCGATTGGTCGTACGCCTGGGTACCTATCGCTGGACCACTTATTGGAGCCGTTCTAGGTGGTGTACTTATCCGCTGGTTTGCCTTATAA
- the nuoK gene encoding NADH-quinone oxidoreductase subunit NuoK encodes MQPTQDVLIPEVIQQIPLTYYLILSTALFVIGIIGVLTRRNAIIIFMSIELMLNAVNLLLIAFSSYRSDPSGQVFVFFIMAVAAAEVAVGLAIIVMIYRNTRSIDIGLLNKLKW; translated from the coding sequence ATGCAACCTACGCAGGACGTTCTTATTCCTGAAGTTATTCAGCAGATACCGCTCACGTACTACCTGATTCTCAGCACGGCTCTGTTTGTTATCGGAATTATTGGGGTACTTACGCGACGCAACGCTATCATTATCTTTATGTCCATCGAGCTGATGCTGAATGCGGTCAATCTGCTGTTGATTGCGTTTTCGTCGTATCGGTCGGACCCGTCAGGGCAGGTTTTCGTCTTTTTCATTATGGCCGTTGCTGCTGCCGAGGTAGCTGTTGGACTGGCTATTATCGTAATGATCTATCGGAACACCCGCTCCATCGACATTGGCCTGCTCAACAAGTTGAAATGGTAG
- the glpK gene encoding glycerol kinase GlpK has protein sequence MSTYIAAIDQGTTSTRCIVFNRQGQIISQAQKEHRQIYPQPGWVEHDPEEIWRNTLEVIALARIKSGLSTQDIAAVGITNQRETTVVWNRRTGKPYYNALVWQDMRTTGLVAEFSAHEAGQDRFREKTGLPITTYFSGLKLKWLLDNVPDLRADAEKGEALFGTMDTFLIWHLTGGPAQGQHITDVTNASRTQLFNLHTQSWDDELLADFTIPHQLLPQIRPSSDVYGEIVSEVLPGVPIAGILGDQQAALVGQTCFEPGQAKNTYGTGCFLLMNTGTELRPSKYGLLTTVAYQFKDQPVHFALEGSIAITGALVQWLRDNLGIIKKSTEIETLARSVEDNGGAYFVPAFSGLYAPHWKSDARGVIAGLTRFVNKAHLARAVLEATAYQTVDVVRAMEQDADMPVQSLRVDGGMVINSLLMQFQADVLNQAVVCPKMTETTALGAAYAAGLAVGYWKNLDDLRQNWAVAQTYEPVMDEAKRQKLMRDWQKAIERSFGWED, from the coding sequence ATGTCAACTTACATTGCCGCCATCGATCAGGGCACAACCAGTACCCGCTGTATCGTTTTCAACCGACAGGGCCAGATTATTTCACAAGCCCAGAAGGAACACCGTCAGATTTATCCGCAACCCGGCTGGGTTGAACACGACCCGGAAGAGATCTGGCGCAATACGTTAGAAGTTATCGCGCTGGCCCGAATTAAATCGGGTTTATCGACGCAGGATATTGCGGCCGTTGGGATTACAAATCAGCGGGAAACTACCGTTGTCTGGAACCGGCGAACGGGTAAACCGTATTACAACGCCCTGGTATGGCAGGATATGCGTACGACAGGACTAGTTGCCGAGTTTTCGGCTCACGAAGCAGGGCAAGATCGGTTTCGTGAGAAGACTGGCCTACCCATTACTACGTATTTCAGCGGCTTGAAACTGAAGTGGCTGCTGGATAACGTTCCCGATTTACGGGCCGACGCCGAAAAGGGGGAAGCTTTGTTTGGCACCATGGACACCTTCCTGATCTGGCACCTGACGGGTGGCCCGGCTCAGGGGCAGCATATTACCGACGTAACAAATGCCAGCCGAACCCAGCTTTTCAACCTGCACACGCAAAGCTGGGATGATGAATTGCTGGCCGACTTCACTATTCCTCATCAGTTGCTCCCCCAGATACGGCCGAGCAGCGACGTGTATGGCGAGATTGTGTCGGAAGTATTGCCCGGCGTTCCCATCGCCGGTATCCTAGGCGATCAGCAGGCAGCGCTGGTTGGCCAGACCTGTTTCGAACCGGGTCAGGCCAAGAATACATATGGTACCGGATGCTTTCTATTGATGAATACAGGAACGGAGCTGCGGCCGTCAAAGTATGGTTTACTAACCACCGTAGCCTATCAGTTCAAAGATCAGCCCGTTCATTTTGCGCTCGAGGGCAGCATCGCTATCACCGGCGCATTGGTGCAGTGGCTGCGGGACAATCTGGGCATTATTAAGAAAAGTACCGAGATCGAAACGCTGGCCCGGTCGGTGGAAGACAACGGGGGGGCTTATTTTGTACCAGCCTTTTCGGGTTTGTACGCCCCTCACTGGAAGTCTGATGCCCGGGGGGTCATTGCGGGCTTGACTCGATTTGTGAACAAAGCTCACTTAGCCCGTGCCGTTCTGGAGGCTACGGCTTACCAGACAGTCGACGTAGTGCGCGCCATGGAACAGGACGCCGACATGCCGGTGCAATCGCTCCGGGTTGATGGCGGCATGGTCATCAACTCATTACTCATGCAGTTTCAGGCGGACGTATTAAATCAGGCTGTCGTTTGCCCAAAAATGACCGAAACAACAGCGCTGGGGGCGGCCTACGCAGCTGGTCTGGCCGTTGGCTACTGGAAAAACCTCGATGATCTTCGCCAGAACTGGGCCGTAGCTCAAACCTATGAGCCAGTTATGGACGAGGCTAAGCGTCAGAAACTAATGCGCGACTGGCAAAAGGCGATTGAGCGCTCGTTTGGCTGGGAAGACTAG
- a CDS encoding FAD-dependent oxidoreductase, whose amino-acid sequence MITDYTEAAVCRVDDLADGQMKEVQVGDTDVLLARVDGQFYALHPKCTHYQAPLAKGLLTGTQLVCPWHNACFDVRNGHRLEAPALNGLPMHEVRIEGDQVFVRLTTDKESLENPMTTSDESNEETYVIVGGGGAGAFAAEGMRAGGFSGKIVLLSESPDRPYDRPNCSKDYLQGKAKESWMPLRDEEFYKNYGIDVRLGEQVTSLDPSTKRIGLASGESITYAKAIVCPGGKPNSLPVDGIDLPGVYPLRSLQDSRKLRELGKEGKRVVIIGSSFIGLEGAMSLKKLGSDVTVVGQEKVPFEKILGDKVGKVVQGWHEKENIQFHLGRNVARLEGNESVEAVVLDNGERIPADFVLLGLGVKPNTSFLHNIEIEKDGGVKTDEYLKLADDLYAAGDIVHYPTTDGAERIEHWKVAGQQGHVAGLNMAGDTPKEKYNMVPFFWTNQQGKRLNYIGHTTQIDEVIYDGDPEKDDSFLAFYVQGGKVKAVAGLKRDTDIIAIKELMQAGKMPEPTADLQGVDWVDALKNA is encoded by the coding sequence ATGATTACAGATTACACCGAAGCCGCTGTGTGCCGGGTTGACGACCTTGCCGACGGTCAGATGAAAGAAGTACAAGTTGGTGATACCGACGTATTACTGGCTCGGGTTGACGGCCAGTTCTACGCGCTGCACCCTAAATGCACGCATTATCAGGCACCGTTAGCCAAGGGGTTGTTAACTGGAACTCAACTTGTATGTCCCTGGCATAATGCCTGTTTCGATGTGCGTAACGGCCATCGGCTCGAAGCACCTGCCCTGAACGGACTGCCCATGCACGAAGTCAGGATTGAGGGTGATCAGGTGTTTGTACGGTTGACAACTGATAAGGAAAGTCTGGAAAATCCCATGACGACGTCCGATGAGAGTAACGAGGAGACTTACGTGATCGTTGGGGGAGGTGGAGCCGGTGCGTTTGCGGCCGAAGGTATGCGCGCCGGAGGTTTCAGTGGGAAAATTGTTCTGCTAAGCGAAAGTCCGGACCGACCCTACGACCGGCCCAACTGCTCGAAAGATTACCTGCAGGGCAAAGCTAAAGAAAGCTGGATGCCTCTGCGCGACGAAGAATTCTACAAAAACTACGGCATCGACGTAAGGCTGGGTGAGCAGGTAACTTCGCTTGATCCTTCTACCAAACGTATCGGCCTGGCGTCGGGCGAATCCATTACGTACGCCAAAGCTATTGTCTGCCCCGGTGGTAAGCCCAATAGTCTGCCTGTTGATGGTATTGATCTGCCGGGTGTTTATCCATTACGTAGTTTGCAGGACAGCCGAAAACTACGCGAACTGGGGAAAGAAGGCAAGCGGGTGGTTATCATTGGTAGCTCATTCATTGGTCTGGAAGGCGCAATGAGCCTGAAAAAGCTGGGCAGTGACGTAACCGTTGTCGGCCAAGAGAAAGTACCTTTCGAGAAGATCTTGGGTGATAAAGTAGGGAAAGTCGTTCAGGGGTGGCATGAGAAAGAAAACATCCAGTTCCATTTGGGACGTAATGTAGCACGGCTGGAAGGTAACGAGTCTGTTGAGGCTGTAGTACTGGATAACGGCGAACGGATTCCGGCAGATTTTGTCCTGTTGGGGCTAGGGGTTAAACCCAATACCAGTTTTCTTCACAATATCGAGATCGAAAAAGACGGGGGCGTAAAAACGGACGAATACCTGAAACTGGCCGATGACCTTTACGCAGCGGGCGACATTGTCCATTATCCCACAACAGATGGAGCAGAACGCATCGAACACTGGAAAGTGGCCGGGCAGCAAGGACACGTAGCCGGGTTGAACATGGCTGGCGATACGCCGAAAGAAAAGTACAATATGGTACCTTTCTTCTGGACAAACCAGCAGGGTAAACGACTCAACTACATCGGCCATACTACCCAGATCGACGAGGTTATTTACGACGGCGACCCGGAGAAAGACGATTCGTTCCTGGCTTTTTACGTACAGGGGGGCAAGGTAAAAGCTGTTGCCGGACTAAAACGGGATACCGATATTATTGCCATTAAAGAGTTGATGCAGGCTGGTAAAATGCCCGAACCCACGGCTGATTTGCAGGGGGTTGACTGGGTTGATGCGCTGAAAAACGCCTGA
- a CDS encoding alpha/beta hydrolase: MRYVLKFILLSLVCSQSIYAQEIIKLWPDNAIPNAIPGAQITEKREVDGVARVSNVMVPTITAYLPAKDKQTGAAIMICPGGGYGILAIDHEGEEVARWFTEMGIAAFVLKYRLPNEKIMTNQHEVPLMDAMQGMKLIREKATQYGINPDKIGVMGFSAGGHLASTLSTHYHRGTGSSEMAKPNFSILLYPVITFGEKTHSGSRDNLLGKQKSPELLAYYSNEQQVTAQTPPTFLVHSEDDKAVPVENSISYYLACLQNGVPAEMHLYPKGGHGYGLRTANYGSLNNWPETCKAWLAALGLTK, from the coding sequence ATGCGTTACGTTTTAAAGTTTATCCTGCTCTCACTCGTGTGCTCTCAATCTATCTACGCTCAGGAAATTATTAAGCTCTGGCCTGACAATGCTATTCCCAATGCTATTCCGGGTGCGCAGATAACCGAGAAGCGCGAGGTGGATGGTGTGGCACGAGTAAGTAACGTAATGGTCCCAACAATTACGGCCTATTTACCCGCTAAGGACAAACAGACGGGTGCTGCCATTATGATCTGTCCCGGTGGCGGATATGGTATCCTGGCCATTGATCACGAGGGCGAAGAGGTTGCCCGCTGGTTCACTGAAATGGGCATTGCCGCGTTCGTGCTGAAATACCGGCTCCCGAATGAAAAAATTATGACCAATCAGCATGAGGTGCCGCTTATGGATGCGATGCAGGGCATGAAACTGATTCGGGAAAAGGCTACCCAATACGGTATTAATCCGGATAAAATTGGGGTGATGGGTTTCTCAGCGGGTGGTCATCTAGCCTCAACGCTGTCGACCCACTACCATCGAGGAACAGGATCCAGTGAGATGGCTAAGCCCAATTTCAGTATTCTGCTTTACCCCGTTATTACGTTCGGGGAAAAAACGCATAGTGGTTCGCGAGATAACTTGTTGGGTAAGCAGAAATCTCCGGAATTGTTGGCGTATTATTCAAATGAACAGCAGGTAACGGCGCAGACGCCACCCACTTTTCTGGTTCATTCGGAAGATGATAAAGCCGTACCGGTAGAGAATAGCATCAGCTACTACCTAGCCTGTCTGCAAAATGGTGTTCCGGCAGAAATGCATCTGTATCCTAAAGGTGGTCATGGCTACGGACTGCGGACGGCTAATTACGGTTCGCTCAATAACTGGCCGGAAACCTGTAAAGCCTGGCTGGCAGCCCTGGGCCTAACCAAGTAG
- a CDS encoding mechanosensitive ion channel family protein, with amino-acid sequence MQQQLDSWIRSIVRWAGFIPNRDLSGWVLLISAVLIGLLVDVIVTQTLRFISNRRQFHTLELFKQHIRWAFWVFVPSLLFLLATNVQSARFLRRHPVADKTAEVLFLVTGTWLVVKLLKVGELILIRQYDTTNDINLSQRKFVTQVRFFRRILVAIVVIIGSSLLLLSFQGSRQVGLSVLTSAGVISVLIGFAAQKTLANLMAGIQIAFNQQIRLDDAVVVENQWGRVEEINLTTVIVRLWDRRRMILPITYFVEKPFENWTRSDASITGAILLYLDYNVPIDTIRAKAREFVEADPLWNGEVFAVQVTDTRPTCVEIRILVSASDAPTTFDLRCHMREKVIAFLRDEHPEALPQTRLVLAGELQQTTGPVS; translated from the coding sequence ATGCAACAGCAGTTAGATTCCTGGATTCGATCGATTGTACGCTGGGCCGGTTTCATACCCAACCGGGACCTGTCGGGATGGGTATTATTGATTTCGGCCGTTTTGATTGGCTTATTGGTTGATGTAATCGTTACGCAGACGTTACGGTTTATTTCTAACCGGCGGCAGTTTCATACATTGGAATTATTCAAACAGCACATACGCTGGGCATTCTGGGTTTTTGTCCCGTCTCTGTTGTTTCTGCTGGCTACCAATGTGCAGTCGGCCCGGTTTCTGCGTCGCCATCCGGTAGCTGATAAGACCGCCGAAGTTTTGTTTTTAGTGACAGGGACTTGGCTGGTCGTCAAATTGCTGAAGGTCGGGGAGCTGATACTTATTCGCCAGTATGACACGACAAACGACATTAATCTGTCGCAGCGAAAGTTTGTCACACAGGTACGTTTCTTTCGGCGAATCCTGGTCGCCATCGTAGTCATTATTGGCTCCTCGTTGCTTTTACTAAGCTTTCAGGGAAGCCGTCAGGTTGGCCTGAGTGTACTAACATCGGCTGGGGTCATCTCCGTATTGATCGGTTTTGCCGCCCAGAAAACGCTCGCTAATCTAATGGCGGGTATTCAGATTGCCTTCAATCAACAGATTCGGCTGGATGACGCCGTTGTCGTCGAAAATCAGTGGGGACGTGTCGAAGAAATCAATCTGACTACTGTAATTGTGCGTCTCTGGGACCGGCGCCGGATGATTCTTCCCATTACGTATTTCGTCGAAAAACCATTCGAGAACTGGACCCGATCTGATGCCTCGATCACTGGCGCGATACTACTCTATCTGGATTACAATGTTCCGATAGACACTATTCGGGCAAAGGCGCGTGAATTCGTTGAAGCTGATCCTTTATGGAACGGTGAGGTTTTCGCCGTACAGGTGACCGATACCCGGCCGACCTGTGTCGAAATTCGTATTCTGGTCTCAGCCAGTGATGCACCGACTACTTTTGATTTACGGTGTCATATGCGTGAGAAAGTCATTGCGTTCCTGCGCGACGAACACCCCGAAGCACTCCCCCAGACACGACTTGTGCTGGCAGGAGAGCTTCAGCAAACAACAGGTCCGGTAAGCTAG
- the nuoL gene encoding NADH-quinone oxidoreductase subunit L translates to MQIELLCALIPLFPLLGFLINGIGFRRVPKGLAGGLATAAVLASFILVIVLFRAFLGNEAQAGAPAPLVATLFDWISVGDLHINFSFQIDQLSLLMLLVVTGVGTLIHLYSIGYMKHDEGFGKFMAFLNLFIFFMLLLVMGSNYVIMFIGWEGVGLCSFLLIGFWNKNVDYNYAARKAFVMNRVGDLGFLLGIFFLINTFGTVEYIDVFKQATSLPMGDQTVFLITILLFVGAMGKSAQVPLYTWLPDAMAGPTPVSALIHAATMVTAGIYMVVRSNVLFTLAPMTLEIISWIAIVTALLAASIGLLQNDIKKVLAYSTVSQLGYMFLGLGATAYTAGMFHVITHAFFKALLFLGAGSVIHAMSDEQDIRKMGGLRKALPVTFITFLIGTIAISGLPPFAGFFSKDEILAHVFEHNKLLWALGLLGSGLTSFYMFRLLFLTFFGEFRGTEDQKHHLHESPVTMTAPLVVLAVLSAIGGLLNLPGSGWLGEFMAPLFENSRQVNPEAFAESTIEHSTEYILMAVSAGVALLALGLAYVMYISRSAVPAPDSAERSAPEQVIYNKYYVDEIYETIIVRPIRGMGDAFYSFGEFVIDGVVNGVAWLVRQSAAQLRLLQNGSIGFYVLAMVVSMVVIFALRFFIRL, encoded by the coding sequence ATGCAGATAGAACTACTCTGTGCGTTAATTCCTCTTTTCCCGTTACTTGGTTTCTTAATCAATGGCATCGGTTTCCGCCGGGTTCCCAAGGGACTGGCGGGCGGTTTGGCAACAGCAGCTGTACTCGCTTCGTTTATCCTCGTCATCGTTCTATTCCGGGCGTTTCTCGGCAACGAAGCACAAGCGGGCGCACCCGCTCCTTTGGTCGCTACCCTCTTCGACTGGATCAGTGTTGGCGACTTGCACATCAACTTCTCGTTCCAGATTGACCAGTTATCGCTGCTCATGCTACTCGTGGTAACAGGCGTTGGTACGCTGATTCACCTCTACAGCATTGGCTACATGAAGCACGATGAGGGATTTGGCAAGTTTATGGCTTTCCTGAACCTGTTCATTTTCTTCATGCTCCTGCTGGTGATGGGTTCCAACTACGTCATCATGTTCATTGGCTGGGAGGGCGTTGGTCTGTGCTCGTTCCTGCTGATTGGCTTCTGGAACAAAAACGTCGACTATAACTACGCTGCCCGGAAAGCGTTCGTCATGAACCGTGTGGGTGACCTGGGTTTCCTGCTGGGTATATTCTTCCTGATCAATACCTTCGGTACGGTTGAATACATCGACGTGTTCAAGCAGGCAACTAGTCTGCCAATGGGCGATCAGACCGTTTTCCTGATTACTATTCTGCTGTTTGTCGGCGCGATGGGTAAATCGGCGCAGGTACCACTGTACACCTGGCTTCCTGATGCCATGGCGGGGCCAACCCCCGTATCGGCGCTGATTCACGCAGCAACCATGGTAACGGCCGGAATCTACATGGTGGTACGGTCGAATGTACTGTTCACGCTGGCACCCATGACGCTGGAAATTATCAGTTGGATCGCGATCGTGACGGCGCTGTTGGCGGCTTCGATTGGCCTGCTGCAGAATGATATCAAGAAGGTACTGGCTTACTCAACTGTTTCGCAGTTAGGGTATATGTTTCTGGGATTAGGAGCTACGGCCTATACGGCGGGCATGTTCCATGTCATCACCCATGCCTTCTTCAAGGCACTGCTCTTTCTAGGAGCGGGTAGCGTTATTCACGCTATGTCCGACGAGCAGGATATCCGGAAGATGGGTGGCCTGCGGAAAGCACTGCCTGTTACGTTCATTACGTTCCTGATTGGGACTATTGCTATCTCGGGGTTGCCTCCATTCGCGGGTTTCTTCTCAAAAGATGAGATTCTAGCCCATGTGTTCGAACATAACAAGCTGCTGTGGGCACTAGGCCTGCTGGGTTCTGGTCTGACGTCGTTCTACATGTTCCGGCTGCTGTTCCTGACGTTCTTCGGCGAGTTCCGGGGGACGGAAGATCAGAAGCATCACCTGCATGAGTCGCCGGTGACGATGACCGCACCCTTGGTCGTGCTGGCGGTTCTGTCGGCCATTGGCGGCTTGCTGAATCTGCCCGGTTCGGGCTGGCTGGGTGAGTTCATGGCTCCCCTGTTCGAGAATTCACGGCAGGTGAATCCGGAAGCGTTCGCTGAATCGACCATTGAACACAGTACCGAGTATATCCTCATGGCTGTTTCGGCTGGCGTAGCCTTACTGGCGCTGGGTCTGGCCTACGTGATGTACATCAGCCGTTCAGCCGTACCTGCGCCTGATTCGGCTGAGCGGTCAGCGCCAGAGCAGGTTATTTACAACAAATACTACGTTGATGAGATCTACGAAACCATCATCGTTCGCCCAATTCGGGGGATGGGCGATGCCTTCTACAGTTTTGGCGAATTTGTCATCGATGGGGTGGTAAACGGTGTTGCGTGGCTGGTTCGGCAAAGCGCTGCGCAGCTGCGCCTGCTGCAGAATGGGTCCATTGGCTTCTACGTGCTGGCTATGGTGGTAAGCATGGTTGTGATCTTTGCCCTTCGTTTCTTTATCCGTCTCTGA
- a CDS encoding 3'-5' exonuclease, with product MTHQLVLKKPLAFFDLETTGINTTKDRIIDICIIKALPGGDVVRKTQRVNPGMPIPLESSMIHGIYDEDVVDAPLFKAVARNLAQFLEGCDLAGFNSNRFDVPLLVEEFLRANVDFDVKNRRTVDAQRIFHLMEPRNLTAAYKFYCNKELIGAHGAEADTIATFEVLDAQVQRYVGMVTKADSGQDLVFENNIDMLHELTANKNVDLAGRIVLNEKGEEVFNFGKHKGLPVLDVLKKEPSFYDWMLKGEFPLDTKRRLTEIRLRMFSNGLNIVTKR from the coding sequence ATGACGCATCAACTTGTACTCAAAAAGCCCCTTGCTTTCTTTGATCTGGAAACAACGGGAATCAATACGACAAAGGACCGTATCATCGACATCTGCATCATAAAAGCGCTGCCCGGCGGAGATGTAGTGCGCAAAACGCAGCGCGTAAATCCGGGAATGCCTATTCCGCTGGAATCGAGTATGATTCACGGGATTTATGATGAAGATGTCGTTGATGCCCCCCTGTTCAAAGCCGTTGCCCGGAATTTGGCGCAGTTTCTGGAAGGCTGCGATCTGGCTGGATTTAATTCCAATCGGTTCGACGTGCCGCTTCTGGTTGAAGAGTTCCTGCGGGCTAATGTCGACTTCGACGTAAAGAACCGTCGTACGGTGGATGCACAACGGATTTTTCACCTTATGGAGCCCCGCAACCTGACGGCGGCCTACAAATTCTATTGTAACAAAGAACTGATCGGTGCTCACGGGGCCGAAGCTGACACGATCGCTACGTTCGAAGTGCTAGATGCGCAGGTGCAGCGTTACGTCGGTATGGTTACCAAGGCCGACAGTGGACAGGATCTGGTGTTTGAAAATAATATCGATATGCTGCACGAGCTGACGGCCAACAAGAACGTGGACCTGGCCGGTCGGATCGTCCTGAATGAGAAGGGCGAAGAGGTATTCAACTTCGGAAAACACAAGGGCCTGCCGGTACTCGATGTCTTGAAAAAAGAGCCTTCGTTCTACGACTGGATGCTGAAAGGGGAGTTCCCGCTCGATACCAAACGGCGACTGACCGAGATCCGGTTACGTATGTTCAGCAATGGTCTGAATATCGTCACAAAACGATAA
- a CDS encoding ExbD/TolR family protein yields the protein MKLRRKRKFAAEVATSSLNDIMFFLLLFFLIISTVANPNVIKLMLPKASASQQLSKKQVTLSVDDKKQYYIDKQPVSPENLENELKTIMAGIAEPTVVVRFDKALTVQDLVDVLQTGAKLNIKMVMATSK from the coding sequence ATGAAGCTCCGAAGAAAACGCAAGTTTGCTGCCGAAGTCGCTACGTCATCGCTGAACGACATCATGTTCTTTCTGCTGTTGTTCTTCCTTATTATCTCGACGGTAGCCAACCCGAACGTCATCAAACTGATGTTGCCGAAAGCCTCGGCGTCCCAGCAGTTGAGCAAAAAGCAGGTGACTTTGTCGGTGGATGACAAAAAGCAGTACTACATCGACAAACAGCCTGTTTCGCCAGAAAATCTGGAAAATGAACTTAAGACAATCATGGCCGGTATTGCCGAGCCAACCGTTGTTGTGCGTTTTGATAAAGCCCTGACGGTACAGGATCTAGTCGATGTATTACAGACGGGTGCTAAGCTGAACATCAAAATGGTGATGGCTACGTCAAAATAG
- a CDS encoding MotA/TolQ/ExbB proton channel family protein codes for MLLLQVPVTDTTAASLSATSAAAQPQSLQLFDLVAKGGWVMIPIAFLFFSTLYLIFERFFVIRSQTKSDANFIDNIRDMVAQGNIKSAESFAKNQRTAMGRVFEKAIGRIGSPIKEIEGTVESVGQIELSRLERNMGYLGIIAGIAPMLGFIGTISGIIRIFYDISLSDNISVGIIAGGLYEKMITSGAGLIVGVIAYTGYHLLNMMIEKFTLALEVNAFEFIEVLQKPTTEPARMR; via the coding sequence ATGCTTTTGCTCCAGGTTCCGGTCACTGATACTACGGCCGCATCGCTGTCGGCCACCTCGGCAGCGGCACAACCCCAAAGTCTCCAACTATTTGATCTAGTAGCCAAAGGCGGTTGGGTAATGATTCCTATCGCTTTTCTTTTCTTTTCAACGCTGTATCTGATTTTTGAACGCTTTTTTGTCATTCGTTCCCAGACAAAAAGCGACGCTAACTTCATTGATAATATCCGGGACATGGTAGCCCAGGGAAATATAAAGTCGGCGGAGTCTTTTGCTAAAAATCAGCGAACGGCTATGGGCCGGGTATTCGAGAAAGCCATTGGCCGGATTGGGTCGCCTATCAAAGAGATCGAAGGAACCGTAGAATCGGTTGGGCAGATCGAACTATCCCGGCTGGAACGGAACATGGGCTACCTGGGAATCATTGCCGGTATCGCGCCTATGCTTGGCTTCATCGGTACCATTTCCGGGATTATCCGGATTTTCTACGACATCTCTCTGTCGGACAACATCAGCGTTGGTATCATTGCGGGTGGTCTGTACGAAAAAATGATCACGTCCGGCGCGGGTCTGATCGTTGGGGTAATTGCCTACACGGGCTATCACCTATTGAACATGATGATCGAAAAATTCACCCTGGCGTTGGAGGTCAACGCGTTCGAATTCATCGAAGTGCTGCAAAAGCCAACCACCGAACCGGCCCGGATGCGTTAA